The proteins below come from a single Oryzias latipes chromosome 14, ASM223467v1 genomic window:
- the LOC101156841 gene encoding transcription initiation factor TFIID subunit 1 isoform X5 gives MSDSDSDEDQGRPFSLTGFLFGNINEDGQLEDDSVLDNESKKHLAGLGTLGLGSLITEITANEGEEKENKDSENVDGEGWVKSTDDAVDYSDISEVAEDETKKYRQAMGSLQLSRKTDDDDDYDADCEDIDSKLMPPPPPPSLSLPEKEESSSQSTNGKDSCTAGEDGDGIILPSIIAPSSAADKVDFSSSSDSESETDRPCQISGSGGPPDRLTLPLAGIMQKDAAKALPGVTELFPEFRPGKVLRFLRLFGPGKNMPSVWRSARRKKKRKHRDPQPGTPPPEGEVSEPGLEKKSGWIYEYALPPPPEQCLSDDEITMMAPVESKFSQTSGDGDKETESRPKVAEWRYGPAQLWYDMLGVPEDGSGFNYGFKLKRLESSEPQKQEIPKEITEIPQETVQRQKEMNDSDGEEVDGNEEKQALENEVFLMVTQLKWEDDIIWNGEDVKHKGTKTQRASLAGWLPSSMTRNANAYNAQQGLTRSNSQLVPPTPPPIPKTPTITGAKRDKSSLDHQASQEESCSWYSIFPIDNEELVYGRWEDNIIWDDQEMDHMLAPPVLTLDPNDENIILEIPDEKEEATSHSPSKENKKETAIKKSRILLGKTGVIKDEPQQVCSHMKKLSFNKTTDSKNMSQPEVKDPWNLSNDEFYYPKQQGLRGTFGGNIIQHSIPALELRQPFFPTHMGPMKLRQFHRPTLKKYSFGALAQPGPHAVQPLLKHIKKKAKMREQERQASGGGDMFFMRTPQDLTGKDGDLILAEYSEEYPPLIMQVGMATKIKNYYKRKPGKDPGAPDCKYGETVYCHTSPFLGSLHPGQLLQAFENNLFRSPIYLHKMPETDFLVLRTRHGYFIRELVDIIVVGQECPLFEVPGPNSKRANTHIRDFLQVFIYRLFWKSKDRPRRIRMEDIKKAFPSHSESSIRKRLKLCADFKRTGMDSNWWVLKPDFRLPTEEEIRAMVSPEQCCAYYSMLVAEQRLKDAGYGEKSFFAPEEENEEDFQMKIDDEVRTAPWNTTRAFISAMKGKCLLEVTGVADPTGCGEGFSYVKVPNKPTQQKDDKEPQPVKKTVTGTDADLRRLSLKNAKQLLRKFGVPEEEIKKLSRWEVIDVVRTMSTEQARSGEGPMSKFARGSRFSVAEHQERYKEECQRIFDLQNKVLESTEVLSTDTDSSSAEDSDFEEMGKNIENMLQNKKTSSQLSREREEQERKELQRMLMGEESDNKGRKDRRKGLSSSLSTSSHKDDDTSSVTSLNSSATGRRLKIYRTFRDEDGKEYVRCETVRKAAVIDAYTRIRTTKDDEFIRKFALFDEQHREEMRKERRRIQEQLRRLKRNQEKDKIKGPPEKKAKKAKERPDLKVKLKCGACGAIGHMRTNKFCPLYYQTNAPPSNPVAMTEEQEEELEKTVIHNDNEELIKVEGTKIVLGKQLIESADEVRRKSLVLKFPKQQLPQKKKRRVGSAVHCDYLNKPHKAIHRRRTDPMVTLSSVLESLINDMRDHPNTYPFHTPVNAKVVKDYYKIITRPMDLQTLRENVRKRMYPSREEFREAVELIVKNSATYNGAKHPITQVAQSMLDLCDAKLKEKEDRLVRLEKAINPLLDDDDQVAFSFILDNIVTQKMMIVPDSWPFHHPVNKKFVPDYYKVIPNPMDLETIRKNISKHKYQNRDAFLSDVSLIHANSIKYNGPDSPYTKTALDIISICKQTLAEYDEHLTQLEKDICTAKEAALDAADLDGFESMPGPYTPQGRHGRRPGEEESDVDIEGFEEEDDGKPKTPAPAEDAEGDLEDEDDDDEMLLPPRRRAHDQDEDEEEREHRRSSHPAQSSVLYQDLLMSDGEDDASEEEGDNPFSSIQLSESGSDSDREVNVRPPPPRRTQETARMGMEQDESMMSYEGDGPDGPTLEDSNISYGSYEETESRSQTQTSTMINGEEYGISEEEEDEEDEARRRGPAVLSQVQLSEDEESEEFRSIGGDSDMDSDN, from the exons ATGTCTGACTCTGACAGTGACGAAGATCAAGGTCGCCCGTTTTCCCTCACTGGCTTCCTCTTTGGAAACATCAATGAAGACGGACAGTTGGAGGATGATAGCGTTTTGGacaat GAGTCCAAAAAGCATCTCGCTGGTTTAGGAACTCTGGGTCTGGGTTCTTTAATTACAGAGATTACTGCAAATGAGGgcgaggaaaaagaaaataaagattcagAAAATGTCGATGGGGAAG GTTGGGTGAAAAGCACTGACGACGCTGTCGATTATTCTGACATCAGCGAGGTGGCAGAAGATGAGACCAAAAAGTACCGCCAGGCTATGGGGTCTTTGCAGCTAAGCCGGAAAACTG ATGACGACGACGACTATGATGCTGACTGTGAGGATATTGACTCTAAGCTCATGCCTCCACCGCCGCCGCCTAGTCTTTCATTGCCAGAGAAGGAGGAATCCTCAAGCCAGAGCACAAACGGTAAAGATTCATGTACTG CGGGGGAAGACGGTGATGGCATCATCCTGCCCTCCATCATTGCACCATCCTCTGCTGCTGATAAGGTGGACTTCAGCAGCTCTTCAGACTCTGAGTCAGAAACTGACAGACCTTGTCAGATCTCTGGATCTGGAGGCCCCCCCGACAGACTTACCCTCCCTCTTGCTGGCATAATGCAGAAAGATGCAGCCAAAGCTCTGCCTGGCGTCACAGAGCTCTTTCCAGAGTTTAGGCCTGGCAAG GTTCTCAGGTTCTTAAGGCTGTTTGGTCCTGGAAAGAACATGCCGTCAGTTTGGAGGAGTGCCCGCAGGAAGAAGAAGCGGAAACACAGGGACCCTCAGCCTGGAACACCTCCACCTGAAGGTGAGGTGTCAGAACCAGGCCTGGAGAAAAAATCGGGATGGATTTATGAGTACGCCCTCCCTCCACCCCCAGAGCAGTGCCTCTCCGATGATGAG ATAACTATGATGGCTCCAGTGGAGTCAAAGTTTTCGCAGACCAGTGGGGATGGGGACAAGGAGACAGAGTCTCGACCTAAAGTGGCAGAATGGAGATATGGTCCAGCTCAGCTCTGGTATGACATGCTGGGTGTACCTGAGGATGGAAGTGGTTTCAACTATGGGTTCAAGCTGAAAAGGCTGGAGTCCAGTGAGCCTCAGAAGCAGGAGATCCCCAAGGAAATCACAGAGATTCCTCAAGAA ACGGTTCAGAGACAAAAGGAAATGAATGACAGCGATGGAGAGGAAGTTGatggaaatgaagaaaaacaggcTTTAGAGAATGAGGTCTTCTTGATGGTCACTCAGCTTAAGTGGGAGGATGATATCATTTGGAATGGAGAAGATGTAAAGCACAAGGGAACCAAGACACAGAGAGCCAGTCTGGCAGGATGGCTTCCCTCCAGCATGACGCGCAACGCCAATGCTTATAATGCACAGCAAG gtCTCACTAGAAGTAATTCTCAGCTGGTACCACCAACGCCTCCACCCATACCCAAAACTCCTACGATCACAGGTGCTAAACGGGACAAAAGCAGCCTCGATCATCAAG CTTCTCAAGAAGAATCCTGTTCCTGGTATTCTATTTTCCCCATTGACAATGAGGAGCTGGTGTATGGCCGATGGGAAGACAACATCATCTGGGATGATCAGGAGATGGATCACATGCTTGCACCACCTGTTCTTACACTGGATCCCAATGATGAGAATATTATTCTAG AAATTCCAGATGAGAAAGAAGAAGCGACCTCACATTCACCATCAAAAGAGAATAAGAAGGAAACTGCAATTAAGAAGAGCCGCATTTTATTGGGAAAGACCGGAGTGATCAAAGACGAGCCGCAGCAAGTATGTTCTCACATGAAAAAACTCAGTTTTAATAAAACGACAGACTCAAAG AACATGTCCCAGCCTGAAGTTAAGGATCCCTGGAATCTCTCCAATGATGAGTTTTACTACCCCAAACAGCAAGGTCTGAGAGGAACCTTTGGTGGCAATATCATTCAG CATTCAATCCCAGCTCTAGAGCTACGGCAGCCATTCTTCCCCACTCACATGGGACCCATGAAGCTTCGCCAGTTCCATCGTCCAACACTGAAGAAGTATTCATTTGGAGCTTTAGCTCAGCCGGGCCCCCACGCTGTTCAGCCCCTACTCAAACACATCAAGAAGAAGGCCAAG ATGAGAGAGCAGGAGCGGCAAGCTTCAGGAGGTGGAGACATGTTTTTTATGCGAACGCCACAAGACCTGACAGGCAAAGATGGCGATCTGATTCTAGCAGAATACAGTGAGGAATACCCGCCTCTTATCATGCAAGTGGGCATGGCTACAAAGATCAAGAACTACTACAAAAGG AAACCTGGAAAAGATCCTGGAGCGCCAGACTGTAAGTACGGAGAGACTGTGTACTGCCACACGTCCCCCTTTCTGGGCTCTTTGCACCCTGGACAATTACTCCAG gcaTTTGAGAACAACCTTTTTCGGTCCCCGATCTATCTGCACAAAATGCCAGAAACGGATTTCTTGGTCCTACGAACCCGGCATGGCTACTTCATTAGAGAGCTTGTTGACATTATTGTAGTTGGACAGGAGTGTCCCTTGTTTGAAGTCCCAGGGCCAAACTCCAAGCGAGCCAATACTCACATCAGGGACTTCTTGCAG GTGTTTATTTACCGCTTGTTCTGGAAGAGCAAGGATCGGCCCAGAAGAATCCGcatggaggacataaagaaagCTTTTCCGTCACACTCAGAAAGCAGCATCAGGAAACGGCTCAAGTTATGTGCAGACTTCAAACGTACAG GTATGGACTCCAACTGGTGGGTGTTGAAACCGGACTTCAGATTGcccacagaagaagaaatccGAGCCATGGTGTCTCCAGAGCAGTGCTGTGCTTATTACAGCATGCTTGTGGCAGAGCAGAGGCTAAAG GATGCTGGATATGGTGAGAAATCTTTCTTTGCCCCAGAAGAAGAGAATGAGGAGGACTTTCAGATGAAGATTGACGATGAG GTGCGGACAGCTCCTTGGAACACAACACGAGCGTTCATTTCTGCCATGAAGGGAAAGTGTCTGCTGGAGGTGACTGGTGTGGCAGATCCCACAGGCTGTGGGGAGGGTTTCTCCTATGTGAAAGTGCCCAACAAGCCCACCCAACAGAAG GATGACAAAGAGCCTCAACCTGTCAAGAAGACGGTGACGGGGACAGATGCAGATCTCAGGAGGCTTTCACTTAAGAACGCCAAGCAGCTGCTTCGCAAGTTTGGAGTTCCGGAGGAAGAA ATCAAGAAGCTCTCTCGCTGGGAGGTAATCGATGTGGTGAGAACCATGTCCACAGAGCAGGCGCGATCAGGCGAAGGTCCCATGAGCAAATTTGCCAGAGGCTCTCGTTTCTCTGTGGCTGAACACCAGGAGCGCTACAAGGAAGAGTGCCAGAGGATCTTTGATCTGCAGAACAA AGTTCTGGAGTCAACAGAGGTGCTGTCCACAGACACAGACAGCAGTTCAGCAGAAGATAGTGACTTTGAGGAGATGGGTAAAAACATTgagaacatgctgcagaacaaaaagaCCAGCTCCCAGCTTTCTCGGGAGAGAGAAGAGCAGGAAAGGaaggagctgcagaggatgctGATGGGAGAAGAGAGCGACAACAAAGGACGCAAGGATAGGCGTAAAGGGTTAT CCAGTTCCTTGTCCACCAGCTCTCACAAAGATGACGACACATCTTCTGTCACCAGCCTAAACTCCTCAGCTACGGGACGCAGACTCAAGATCTACCGCACATTTAGAGACGAGGATGGTAAAGAGTATGTGCGCTGTGAGACTGTGAGGAAGGCTGCAGTGATTGATGCATATACCAGAATCAGAACCACCAAAGATGATGAATTCAT ACGAAAGTTTGCCCTGTTTGATGAGCAGCACAGAGAGGAGATGAGGAAAGAGCGTCGGCGAATTCAGGAGCAGCTCAGGAGGCTGAAGAGAAACCAAGAGAAGGACAAGATCAAAGGTCCTCCAGAGAAAAAGGCCAAGAAAGCCAAAGAGAGACCAGACCTCAAGGTAAAA TTGAAGTGTGGAGCTTGTGGAGCCATCGGCCACATGAGGACCAACAAATTCTGTCCGCTTTACTATCAAACCAACGCTCCACCCTCAAATCCTGTTGCCATGACAGAAGAGCAGGAAGAAGAGCTGGAGAAGACGGTCATCCATAATGACAATGAGGAACTGATCAAAGTGGAAGGAACCAAGATTGTACTGGGAAAGCAACTCATTGAGAG TGCTGATGAGGTGCGCAGGAAGTCTTTGGTGCTGAAGTTTCCTAAGCAGCAGCTGccgcaaaagaaaaagagacgTGTGGGAAGTGCGGTCCACTGCGATTACCTCAAT AAACCGCATAAGGCGATCCACCGCAGACGCACCGACCCCATGGTTACTTTGTCCTCTGTGCTAGAAAGCCTCATCAACGATATGCGGGATCATCCAAAT ACATACCCCTTCCACACACCCGTCAATGCCAAGGTGGTGAAGGACTACTATAAAATCATTACTCGGCCCATGGATCTGCAGACGCTCAGGGAGAACGTGCGCAAGCGGATGTACCCGTCCAGGGAGGAGTTTCGTGAAGCTGTGGAgctcattgtgaaaaacagtgccACGTACAACG GCGCCAAACATCCGATCACTCAAGTGGCGCAGTCCATGCTGGACCTGTGCGACGCTAAACTGAAGGAG AAAGAGGACAGGCTGGTGAGGCTGGAGAAAGCCATCAACCCTCTGCTGGATGACGATGATCAAGTGGCCTTCTCCTTCATCTTGGACAACATTGTAACTCAGAAAATGATGATTGTTCCCGAT tcctGGCCATTTCACCATCCTGTCAACAAAAAGTTTGTGCCTGACTACTATAAGGTTATACCAAATCCCATGGATCTGGAGACCATCAGAAAG aacaTCTCCAAACACAAATACCAGAACCGAGACGCGTTTCTTTCTGATGTTAGTCTCATCCACGCCAACAGCATCAAGTATAATG GCCCAGACAGCCCATACACCAAGACAGCTCTGGATATAATCAGCATCTGTAAACAGACTCTGGCAGAG TATGATGAGCACTTGACACAGCTGGAGAAAGACATCTGCACTGCTAAGGAGGCAGCTCTAGACGCAGCAGATCTCGACGGTTTCGAATCCATGCCTGGGCCTTACACCCCGCAG GGACGGCACGGCAGGAGACCTGGAGAAGAGGAGTCAGATGTAGATATCGAAGGGTTtgaagaggaagatgatggGAAACCCAAAACTCCAGCTCCA GCAGAGGATGCTGAAGGGGATTtggaagatgaagatgatgatgacgagATGCTGCTGCCTCCTCGCCGGCGAGCACACGACCAAGATGAGGACGAAGAGGAGCGAGAGCATAGGAGATCAAGCCACCCGGCTCAGTCCAGCGTGCTGTATCAAGATCTGCTGATGTCAGATGGAGAGGATGATGCCAGCGAAGAGGAGGGCGACAATCCTTTCTCCT CCATTCAGCTGTCAGAGAGTGGCAGCGACTCCGACAGAGAGGTCAACGTGCGACCGCCGCCTCCACGGAGAACTCAGGAGACGGCCCGCATGGGCATGGAGCAGGACGAGAGCATGATGTCGTACGAAGGAGACGGGCCTGATGGGCCAACTTTAGAGGACAGCAACATCAG CTACGGCAGCTATGAGGAGACTGAGAGTCGTAGTCAGACGCAGACATCTACCATGATAAACGGTGAAGAATACGGGATcagtgaagaggaggaggatgaagaagatgaagcaCGGAGAAGAGGTCCAGCTGTGCTCTCCCAGGTCCAGCTGAGTGAAGACGAGGAGAGTGAAGAGTTTAGATCCATCGGAGGAGACAGCGACATGGACTCTGACAATTAA